The genome window TTGGTGCAGCTAAGGGTACCTTGAAGATCACTTCTCTAAGGAAAACTGATTAAACAGTGAGTGCTGGACTTAGATAGCATGCAGTGGGTTTCAAGGTGGAGAAATCGGTTTGCTGCGTGCTATTTCAAATTACACTCAATGGTACAATCTTTGTAAAGGGAAGCCCTTTTCTCATAGCAGAGTGTTGAATCCCCTAATGCCTGCCAATACTTTTTCACCTGAGGAGCCATCAGCATGATATAAACCTAAGAAGGGGGACAGTGGGGTAGCTGACTGAGGAACACAGATATTTTGCATTAGTCACACTCACACCCATAATTGTGATCACTGGTACATTCATTTGCCTCAAAGAATCCACTTACAAAGGGTTTGGCTTTGGCACCTTAGGAGTAAGGTATATAATGCGAGTCGCACCCAAAAACATGATTACCACTCACTGGACAGTTTCATCTTCATTTCACTATCATTTTAGTATAATGAGGAAAACCTAAAACAAGATTTGCATCCATTCCTTTAGTGGCTGCTTATAACTTTTGggaatttaacaaaaaaaggATACAAGAATGCCAACCtagaaatttggaaaaaaacaatttatatatagGGGAAGATTGAAGCCTACATCAGCAAAGATCATCTTTAAGAAATAACAATCTAAGTCAACAGTACAAAGACTAACATTTCTGAGTTAGAGAGGGCCCCCAGAAAAGAAataacgttaaaaaaaaaattaaaaaaaaaaaaaaaaaccatggaaAAGGCACGAAATTTTCTATCTAGTGGACTTAAAAGTGATATGTCATATGTACtgaaaataaaatctcaaaagtTAGAAATTTTGAGCATGGTGAAGAAAAATGAATGTAATTAGAAGCAAGAGCAATTGCATAAGAGGTAGGCCAAGAAAGGTGGAGactgaataaaaaagaaattaataattttccatgtttcccattttttttaataggaaattCCATGTTTCccaatttaattattagttctttctttttcctcttaacAATTTTATGAAGAGGTGTTGAAACTGATGCAACATCAATTGGAAAAGTGATTCTTAGCTAGAGCATTGATTATGAGCTTTATACATTGTCAGAAAAATGGTTAAATAATTACATTCACCTTTTTCTAGCaccttaagcttttgggacaattggtaatatttcatggtatcagagcaagggGGGAGTCTAGGCATACATGTGAAGGGGGTGTTAGAAcaatagttaaatgattaaattcacaatttcttaatagcttaagctttttgaactattaataatttatcaGAACTAATGTGTTGAACATGCCAAAAAggaacaagaaaaattttaagctgccaaaaataaatttaaaaaaatagctGGAAATTGGAAAACAATCACCCCTTGCCCATTCTCCCTAGATCGAGGTGAAGGGGGTTCAtaatgtaaaaagaaaatgtcGACTGCCCAAAATAGTTAGAATATTGAGGTACAGATACATAAAGAGCAAGGTTAGTTATTGTATTTGGAAGCAACTGAATCACTCAACATAAATTTAGTATGTTTATGTCAACACATGCAACACCTATATGAGGAAGTCTTACTTTGAATGCTAGCTCTTTTAACTGCATCCTGAAAGCAGCTTCATCAGAAGAATCAACATCATCTGGCAATGCAACGCAATCCCACCACCTATATATAGACCCAAGTGAGTGTTTCTTTTAACTACTTCAAATAGTAAAAGTGTCTTCCTATACAGTCTTAACAAtaccaaaaaagtgaaaagataaAGAACTatatcaaaggaaagaaaagtttttttttttttgataatcaaggaaagaaaagtttagaacaatgtGGTGGCCTATTTCACAACCCACACGTCAGGCTATGCTATCAACAAATGAAATGTAATATtcaaaagaacataaaaaaatatttccaaaaacttTCCAAGATATTAAATATTACCATTACAAGCATGTAAACGATGTTACAGAAGTTAGTTATACAGACAAGAATGATTATAGAAGAGAATTCAAGAAATGTTAACTTGATGAAATTCAAACTTAAGTCAATACAAGTTGGCAAGTCCAAATCCTTGACAATTAATAAGTTCAGGATTTTTCTGTTCAATGGAAGATCTCTATATACAATCAGATTATATGTGAGTAATTTGAAAATAGACCAATAATTCTCTAAGGATTTACTGGCATCCTGAAGCCGGTCAAGTCCATGTGAAGAAAAGGTAAAATTGAACTACCATGCATTGGAAGCTGTCATGACATATTACACTATAGAAAGTGGAAATTCCTTGGGCCAACATCATGTATCCCCCAAGAAAGAATATGATactacaatatattttttttttataggtgaTGAAGACATGAAGTACTCCAATAGTTAAAGTATTGTTCACAAATGCAATGGTAGTACAGATTTTCCTTTCAAATTACAATATAGCAAGTCAGCATTGGATCACAACTACCTTTTCTTGTGTCCCATTGATATCGGTTTCCATGCCTCCAAGAGTAAAGATATATCAGAATGGTCTGAAACATTAGGTGTAGCACACTTCTCCCTTTCTTCGAGATGAGTCACTTTCAACTTCCTATACCTTAGTATAGTGGAAGAGATAACCTGAAATTAGAATCTGAAGTATTAGGCTGTGATTCTGACCTCCCTCTGTTACTGTTACTCTTAGAAACAGTGGCATACAACAAGTAATTGGGGTAACCTCATGCTATGCAGGTATGAAAACCATGAGATATAAGAAATAAGAAGATCAAAAGCAATACTTGCAATAATTACAAACGTACCTTTGCAGCAAGAAGGAAAATATCATTTGTATctaaagaacaagaagaaaaaacttttagagagagagagagagaataattttattagtgGTGGCCATAACCTACAAGTTTAGAACCTTACCATTAGCATGCTGCATAAATTTTAGAAGTGCCTCCCGACATAATGATTTTGAACTCTCCCCAGTGCAAAGTAGGCAATGAGACAATTCCCAATCAGCCTCTGCACATGATTTGCTACAAATATTGGCAACATTATCACAACTGATTAATTCGTACTTGATGcctaaaaagaagaattatCAACAGCACATGATCCAAGGAAACTCAAAAATGAAACTTACTCAGAACAGTTTCATATGGTGAAAATTAGGTctactcaattttattttatttttgcataatTAAATATCAGGTTTATTTGCAGTTTGGCTTTAAACCAGTAGTTTTCCCGGCAGTTATGGAACAAGAATGTGCCTCCACGTTGTAGATCTTAACAAGCATGAAAGTTGTGCATGTAATAGCATGGCAACTATTACACACCGCCCAAATTGAAatagaatcttaaaaaaaaaaaaaagcatggcaACTATTAGGTAACAGATGttccatttttctttgtttctggTCTTTTTAGGCTATGTCAAAGACTTGATGCCTGTGCTAGAGAAAACACCACCTCATGTCTTTCTTAAATGGCCTTGTTGATAGcataacaacaattttaaaagggaaaaaaatatgtaGAGATATTAATTACTGTAAAAGCGAATACTAGACATTGAGGAATCACTAAAACTAAAAAGTGttgtttaagaaaaaaatttcatcaaattctTAAGAGCCTTTCAAGCATTCATTTTGGATTGCTTACATTTCAGGTAGTTATTGCTAAAATGCAACCCCTTTTACGGCCAGTGGTAAAATAAATGACACAGGACAAAACTGGAACAGATGCAACAACAAATttgaataatagaaaaataagaaataatcGACAGATCAGCACCTATGCTTGCTTTTAATCAACACCAAGCAAGAAAGCCCTATTtttaatcaacaaaaataaacacCAAACCATTGGGAAAATTTCCCtggaaattttattaatcaagcAAACTTCTATTATCTCCATTGGAGTACAACAGTGTGCTTATATTGACTACTATGACTTAACCCAATATTTAATTGACTTAAGAAAGCCCAATTATTGTATCACAAAAATAACCTCGACTCtagaaaattgaataaaaaaaatactaataacctAATTAACTAATAAGACCTATAATAAAATCAAGTggaccaataaaaaatatacaattaaCTTCTTaaactatataatataaattaaaataaaattggcttTGCACTTTCTGGTTCAATAAAACATGAATTAGCAAGAAAAGATTTTTCATCATGCAAAGATAGTGTTACCTGCAGTAGTAAGCTTCTCCACAGCCACCGGCACATCGAACAAGTGGAGGCAAGGAGAACTCTTTGGAGTAAGGCAACACCAATTCCTCATTCATTAATGATTCCACAACCTCTCTAGGGAGAGGAAATCTCTCTTTGGAACTGCTAGAAGCACAATTTCCCAAGTTGTCATGGTTGTTCATAAGGGAATTGTCTTCTCCATCAGAGGAATCAGTTTGGCAGCAATCTTCCGGTATGTGTTTAAAGGTCTCCAGATCAGATTCATGATTCACAGAAACTCCTAAATCTTGCAAATAAAGTCTCCTTCCAATTTGAAGTTCTATGGAGCCAATAAAACGAAAACAGAAGCTACACACTAAACAGTCGATCTGCAATGTGAAAAGGAAAATAGGAAATGTGTTAACTTTCAGGGGGaaaaaagttaaacaaaaattagtaaatcagaataatatataaaaaacctTGTTTGAACAATGTTGTATTCCCACAAGCATTTGGTCTTTCAAAACAAGCTCTCCTTCCTTAAAGTCCAAGTCAGCATATAAACCTGCAGTTCGTCAAATGTGTCATAATAACCATTGCAATGCAAATCAGAAATAGTAAATCTTCATTAGAACAAAAATGATTAGAATTagaaacaagattttcaaagtTTGCTAAAGCTgacctaaaatatttttattgttgcaTACTGTTAACCATTCCATTAACATACACTtatttaaaaatcataaataaaaaacctattcCATTAACATACAACCATAAACAAAAAGGTTACacccaaaattccaaaaaaataaaaatcactgtAACTGCATACATGAAGCTCACTACTTTCAAGTTGTAAGTCCTTTTTGAGAGGAAAACtcaattaacttttttaatgttCTATGTTGATCACTGTAAGTGAGAGGGTAATTTATGTTTTGTTATAAACAGGCGATGGCCATTTCTTGCGTTGATTGTACTTATAAGCTTTatagtttgtgtgtgtgtgttatttatCACATTTcaatattcataataataaaaaaattcattaaaaataaacagCAGTCTTATCAATTTGACAAAGGCAACATTTCTTATAACAAAGCGATAAGGTCAAATTCATTGATAATTCACTTTAACCAATTGGTAATGTACAGCAAGAGCCTTGTCACTAAGTGGCATTCCTGGTCTCTTTTATAAGGAGAATCGGGGTTTGAATCCTCCTCCCCTACTtgttgtaacaattgaattatattttaaacaaaatggTAATGGACATTAAGCTAATAATCTAGAAGCACGGGCACAGACACGGACACAGGTACAACATGGCAATACGAgcaatttctgaaaaattataacatgaacCAGTACAGTACCCCAAATGAAGTGTGCTTCCTAGTAATAATACAGCAATTGCCCAACAACATTGAATTAAATTATAAGATGCACAAGCAGGCAGGCAAGCAAGCATATGTATTATGGATCGAAACCGCCACATTACATTGCATAGGCTAACTGTGTAATTGGCAAAATGaaaacataggaaaaaaaaaaaaaaggtacccTTTCCAAGCTCTCCATTTTGTTTCACTTTAATACCACGGCATTGCCTCCTTGATATAACATTATCAAAATACTCCTGAATGAATCACACAGATATATTCATTaacaataaacaacaatacCAACGCAAGGTGAGCCTAATTAAgctcttatttaaaaaaaaaaaaaaaaaaagaatttgataaggagcaagagagagagagagaggttgccTGAAGATGGAGAGGGTGAGGAGGATTGAGAAGAGCAGAGACTTCATTTGCGAACTTAGCGTCGATTGAGCAAACCGTGTCATCCACTTCCATtcccaacactttttttttacacagACAACAATAGTTTGTTGAAAATAGCAGAGAAATGAGAAGAGAAGATAGCGCggtgtttgtttattttgtgcTAGTTAAGATAGTATTTGTGACGGCGCCTAATATTAAACATTAATAATATGGTGTTCTCTGGACCATGGGTCGAACGTCTGGAATTGTTCGTGCTCAGCTTCATTTCCCACTTCAGTGACTtcacgctttttttttttattttagttgtgaATTGTGATTGCTACTCACCTATGTAGGGCTAAGTTGGCCTGTTAAACCTATGGACTAGGGGCGTTAGGGTCTCAACAAAACCAACACAAGGTGAGCCTCGTCATTCAATCTTAGTAATACTACATTGAAAACTCACACAATCATTTTAATGCTTCACTTGGGAACAAGCTTACATTACCAGATTGGATGTTTTCCCCTTTTTTAATTGACGGCTAAATAGACATAAGTTTTATCTTACTGATTATCTGTTTTGccaatattatttatatatatactaaacaTTAGGAAAGTTGAATGAAATAtgataatttagttttttttttttttttttttttttttaaggtttaaatAAATGGTCTGGTTAATGAATGTCTTATGACATTCATTTAggttaaattttataatatagttAATTGTCTTTTTTATAGAAAGTCAAGTTATTTTCAGTTTAAAGGGCATTTGCAATTgtattagtttttattaattcCTCATACATATGAGATatgtttgaaacttttttaaaGAGTGCATAGTGATACATGTTAATAAAATACTTGAATAAATTGATGGTCTCTAAAGTTTAGTACAAGTCTGTTTGGGTATCCTACAATTTTCGATAGCTTATATGCATggtgtttataaaaaaaatatatagtttttagtAACTTTTATATTAAGTGTGTGATAAGTGACAACATGCTAAAATCTAGcttaatttccaaaaaaaaaaaaaaaaaaaaaaaaaaaaagctaaaagtttGCTTATTTGTAAAAAATCTAAGATATAAggcaaaaagttaaaaaaaaaaaaaaaaattctaacttttTGCCACACACACTAagtcttaaaaaataaagtgaacAATTTTAGTCCATTTGATGATATGGCCAATCTAAGAACAGACACGTCATTACTCTTTAAAGACTAAAATATGGACCAACAATGTTTTTTCAAAAGTTACcatcacaacaaaaattcagGACAATTTTATGACTCTTAAGGTTTGCCTACAACCTCAAGGTGCTTCTCAATCTGTGCAATTGCACTCGTAGCTACTTTCACAAACTCCTTTTGCTGATTGATTGCTTAATGCTTGTGTGCCAACCTCTAAGGCAGCAAGGCATTATTCAGTAGTGGTGGATTGCAGTCATTTCTGCTCTAATACCTGTTGATAGAATTTGGTTCATAAAGCATTGGCGGAAAATTGGTGTGACAAATGGTCTGATTTTAGGTTGACCAGCCTACtgaaaagagagggagagaaataatTGAGTTGAAATTCTTCTACtagttttattaattgaaaGTCATTCCTACATTGCCAATTGGCTCAATCCTACTACTATTAAAATAGTTGATAAGAGATATGGTAAAGtttttgatagttgaataagagatttaaagTTCAATTCCCACTAATACCtaaaattgattggtgttttggtctgataataaagaactattattagAAACAGACGcaataggttgaaactctttttaaaaaaaaagttgataagagTGAGAAAAAATCATCAACTCATAACAAACAAGCTGTTGCTTCTTATTGTATTTTAAGTCTATAGTTTAATCAAATAGCTAAATGTTGTTACACACAATATTTTACACATTCGTACacacaccaaaacaaaaaagaaaaagaaaaaaaaaaaaaagcactgaAATATAACAAACACTGCTCTaatcaaattattaacaaaCTCAACAACCATTTGGCTCATGCAACGTGGATTCCTACtcttaataaattttcaaaaattctgttcatttttttattatttttttattttttaattttttacatccAATTCCTGCTAATTTTAAGCTAAATGTAAAAcattaaacatttatttaattttgcatgatttacattagtttttttaaaatattgcatGTCTCACATCATTGTCCCTAATCTGATTTTAAAATGGGAACGGGAATAGgaatctataataaaaaatgaaattaccactcattttttatatttatgttacTTGATTCACAAGAATCacaacttcttttattttaataggtACGATAGAATTTTTTGTGTCTGCTTTTGATTAGATTATTACTCTTGATCACCATGCCAGGCTCATATCTTCTCACCGTCTGCACTTGTTTAAAAGACGACACAATACACTTCAATCCGTGTATCACCTGACCAAGTCTGAATTTCAACACgtatatcttttcttttccatttggattgagcttCTATTATATAACATAAACCTAACGTCAACACCAAACGAGGCATCAGTCTCTGCTTTCAATCTTATAGGAGATTTGGTGCTTGGAAAACATGCCTGTTATTCACCCTCATCCAAAATCCACGAGAAACTGAATAAATTCTTGTGCATCAGAGTGAATTTCTAATGAAAATGACCATAGGAAATCAAACTAGGGCGCAGGAAAGAGATTTCCCAGCCAACTTGACTCCAGTGACATTCCAATGACAAACTGAAAACTTGCAAAACAATATGATGGAACACCAAAATTATTGccataaaaatacaaacatcAACTTTTTGGTGAAATATCCCATGGAGTTGGGACATGAACAGATCTATTACACAAATTTCAATGAAAGAAAACTTCTCTCCCTTGGGGCATTCGAGGAATACAGACAGATGATATCGATACCAACAGTGCAAGAGCACCCAAGGAACATTAGCTGTAATGACCAGAAACTTAAGctatgaataaaatccaaatggAAGAAAAGATGACCTagtaaaagtttaaaattatatttgcatCTTTTTACTGGTTTCAGTGTCAAACACATCCAAAGAACTGTTCCAGGGTTGGGGCACTGAATACGTTCGGAGCAGTCCGTTCGGGTCTGATAGCAGATATGTGAAGTTGGTATTTGATGAATCTCTGTAACGAATAAGAATAGTTTCAGAGATATGCATTACAATGGTTAAATATATTAGTGCCAAAACATTATGAACACAATTGCAGATCTGTCTTTAAAGCAATGATGAGCGGAGATAACATACAGCTAACTGAGAAATGATTTCCGGATTCGTGTCAATATGCCAATCTGGCTCCAATTGCCGTACAAAAGATGACCGCCCATTCTCTGTATTACAGAAAAGAACCTGCATATGCATATCATTAATTATGACATTagagcccaaaaaaaaacctggaATGGTGAAACTAATCACTAGGCAGAATTAATCCATCTATATCCAGAGTTCTCTAGCAGACTACAGGGTATGTAACCTAGAACACCAAAAGCAAATAAACGTACCTCCAGCCATTGTTGTTCAAGTGATTTGTAGAGAAAAACTACtgcaaaaataattaatcataaAAGAATTCTTCCATCCTATGGCCTACACCTTGGAACCCATTTGATGAAGAGCATAGGCTTTTCAAAGGCTAGACTAAGGACCTCTTCAATTAACATTGGTTTCCTATTTATACTCCTTCCATCAAGAAGTATCATTGACAATTAATTGCCAAGTGATTgttcacccaaaacaaaagtCGATTCACCAAATGACGTTTTAAGTGACTGTTCACAGATAGGCTCCTAATAGGATGGGTCTTTATCTGtcactcttattattattaaataaaataaatatacatatataatactcAAATAATTTGGATAAACTATATATTGTCCACGTTTAGTCTACTAATAGAGATAATCTTACATACAGATCACAAAGTTTATGCTCACAACCAGAACAAGGATATCATTACAGCATTTAATCTCTTACAAGTTCTCTTAGCCAATAGAATTGAAAGGGCAATGACAATAAATGGAGCAGAGTTAAAAAATGATTTCCAAGTCTCCAAGATCAACTGAGATGGAAAGTATCCCCTCTGGTTAGGGAACCACCAACCACTTTGCCTGACCATCTCCTCCACCAACAGCAACACTTGGAGGTCCTCCTGGTAAAGGGGCAGTAATCTCTCAATCCCAATTGATCCTTGGGCAATTGGTGGGTTGATATTATTCGACATTGAAACCAAATCATTCAAGCTTTAATAATGAAGGGGATCAGTTTTCATTCTTTGGATTTACCAGCAAAAAAAGACCACCTACGGCCTGTTTTTTTAGGGAAGGAGAATGCAAAATTGTTGTTAGCAAAGTTGGTGGATGTGGTCACAGGGAAGCACTCGAAGCAGTTTGTGAGAACAGTTAGAGAAGGTGAATAGCATGTCATCCAATGCCGTTCAAACAATTACAGACTATACCTTACAGTGTTAGAATTTGGCAGAAGTGGTCAGAGAGGGTCTGTCATTGTCTTGTGAGGAAAAAAGGGGAGTGGGAGGAGGTGTTTTGGAATTGAATTAAGGAAACTCCTTTAGCATGAACAGTACACACAAAACAGGAGTCTGTCAAACACCAACCAGATCAATACTGGGCAAGATTGGGTGATGACAACAGTGGAAAAAAAACCCCACAGGTGGCATTGAAAGGCTAGGGGAGGAGCACCAGTCTGGGCAAtaacaaaggaaaaggggtaattatggaaaaaaaaaaattaagaatggaGATGTGAATTGTTGCTCACGGTTTGTTCACGGTTCACGCACTTATAGGGTGTTGGATTTGAGTTCAAAAAGAAGACTCTTCGTCACCATCACTGAAGGAAAGAGGCTGGTGTAGTAGGAGAAAAATATGGGAAGGAAATCGGTGCTTATATGGAAACCACGTGGAAATATGAAGTAGGACAATAAGCCTGAtttatttaataacaaaaaatagtaCGGAACCCAGGTTTTTTGGGGAAGGGCTTTTGAGCCAACTCCAGCCCAAACACGTCAAAGCAGGTTGGATGTCAAAATGCATGAGAAAGTCACGACCACATCTCCCCATAATGAGGGTTACATTCATCTATTTATACAACTCAAGCCCTACTctaagtgtatgtttggattgcactgaaaaCAGGGGACTTGCgcgtttgcatttttttgtgtgggtcccATGCACTATTCATAGGATCCGCAAGTATggatttcaacaaatttttcttcaaaactaggtcccacgacactattcacacatttaaaaattattttgttacagtgttttcaatttttagctttcagcaataagtggtatccaaataGACCTTAATTGGCCACACCTGGCTCACTCCTACACAAACTTTGTTGTAGTTTAAGACTACAGCTTcgctcaatatatttttattggatgtgaattttgacaaatccaccattagattacattttcttcttatatttttcatgcttgcaaaatttttaaaaaataaaaaaccaatagctatgtcatcaatcaattgtttaaattgcaagtttttataatctaaaattatgcataaaaaataagtttatagattatatggtaaataacatccaattggcacaaaatttgtGTGTTAAAAGCGTAAAGAACGTGCAATCCAACgattagatttttcaaaatatgtagcaatgtcaattttttttaaaggaagttgtagccaaactttgtcccaCTCTATTAGCTTACTAATTCAGCATGTTCTCGTAAGAATTTACCTATGTGATTAATGTGTTACATGTGCTTCAACCGTAACTAACTCAATCAATTTGTAACTAACTTTAACCCAAACAAACTCTTGTACCTGAGCCCATATATCTTTTCACATGGATTACAACTCTAATTCAAgccttaaattgatttttaGATGTCTCCCACATGCAAGAGGGTCCAGGACTTGGCTTGGGTCAAATTTGGATGCATTTTGGGCAAGACTAGCATAGAGTGGAAATCAGAGGCCTTAAAGTTCTGATAGGGACTGTCGGAGTGCCAATTAGCACCTCCTCTATAGTCTATATGCCCTAATTTGGCTTCCACTTTAGCTGTTATAAGTTCCCAACATGATCCtaacatattatttattattttccccCTCATTGAGCCCATGATTATGCTTACTGCTATTTTTCTCCAGTACCGTGAACTGCCTATCATTTTCTAAGAGTTGAAGCTCCATAATTATCTGGATTCCCAATTCAGCCATGGCCATGTAAAATAAAGTGTCCCACTCCTTTGCAGGAGGCCAGTTATTATCATGACAGACAAAAGGgatggtgtgtgtgtgtgtgtgtgtaaatgcATGTCCAGCACATCCACAGCATTAAAATATGATTTGACAAAAGATTAAAGTCATATAATGTTAGTAGTAGATATTTATTTACCTTGTCTTTGACCAAACCACCAGATGTGAAAACCCCAGCATCTTCTAGAGCCATAAGAACCTTTTTCTGCAGACAAAATTTTCACCATAAATGACaaacattttaatatataagtaATGAACTATAATATAGCAGAAGGAAACACTATTATAGAGCAGTTGGCAgaaagaattttaattaagccacTAAAGGTTAGCAGCAACCAGGATAACCCAACCACAGTTTTGCTGATACAAAAATAACCGTTTGAGAGGCTTTATTAGTGACATCTACAAATTATTTCATCTTACATGCTTATCTGTGAACATATTCATACCTGTATTTATAGATGGGAAAAATTTGCAGGCTGAAGGTCAGCCCAAATGATATAGAATGGAAATAAAATACTGTAAGAATAAAATCCttgtaaaataaatgtattgcaAGAACATATACCCCAAGTACAGTGGAAGCaagccaaaatatttttaaactcAAACCAATAATTAAACAGTAGagtttattttgaacatttcCAGATTTAAAACTATATTGATTTCACACTATGTTATCATTACTCTATAGATAAgttaaaaatgaagaaaaagcaCTAGAGCATGAGCACTGTaaatacataatatataaaGTTATGCACTTTAGAACAT of Quercus lobata isolate SW786 chromosome 8, ValleyOak3.0 Primary Assembly, whole genome shotgun sequence contains these proteins:
- the LOC115956051 gene encoding histone-lysine N-methyltransferase ATXR2 codes for the protein MEVDDTVCSIDAKFANEVSALLNPPHPLHLQEYFDNVISRRQCRGIKVKQNGELGKGLYADLDFKEGELVLKDQMLVGIQHCSNKIDCLVCSFCFRFIGSIELQIGRRLYLQDLGVSVNHESDLETFKHIPEDCCQTDSSDGEDNSLMNNHDNLGNCASSSSKERFPLPREVVESLMNEELVLPYSKEFSLPPLVRCAGGCGEAYYCSKSCAEADWELSHCLLCTGESSKSLCREALLKFMQHANDTNDIFLLAAKVISSTILRYRKLKVTHLEEREKCATPNVSDHSDISLLLEAWKPISMGHKKRWWDCVALPDDVDSSDEAAFRMQLKELAFKSLQLLKAAIFSKECESLFSLEIYGQIIGMFELNNLDLVVASPVEDYFLYIDDLPYPEKQEAEKVTRPFLDALGDDYSVCCQGTAFFPLQSCINHSCCPNAKAFKREEDKDGQAIIIALKPICKGEEVTISYVDEDLPFEERQALLADYGFKCQCPKCLGEEQ